Proteins encoded together in one Pantoea sp. CCBC3-3-1 window:
- a CDS encoding DUF3237 domain-containing protein has translation MKPDLEYSFSVKVNVGKPEIVSNSSEYGKRQLIPVLSGTVSGKLNGEVMAGGVDSQIVMPDGLCKLSARYALKTDHGPVYIENNGVRRVPEAFRSRLFDEDMRFFSSIPTEELYFRTVPSFEIYDPALAWLTESVFVSTGQRTPDGVTIDFYRLT, from the coding sequence ATGAAACCCGATCTTGAATACAGTTTTTCAGTGAAAGTGAACGTAGGGAAACCTGAGATTGTCTCGAACAGCAGCGAGTACGGGAAGCGACAGCTGATCCCTGTCCTTTCCGGAACGGTGAGCGGAAAACTGAACGGAGAAGTAATGGCTGGCGGCGTTGACAGCCAGATTGTGATGCCCGACGGTCTGTGTAAGCTCTCGGCCCGTTACGCGCTAAAAACTGACCATGGCCCTGTTTATATAGAAAATAACGGGGTTCGTCGCGTGCCGGAAGCGTTCCGCTCCCGACTGTTCGATGAGGATATGCGTTTTTTCAGCAGTATCCCTACTGAAGAACTTTATTTTCGCACCGTGCCGTCATTTGAAATCTACGATCCGGCTTTAGCATGGTTAACGGAATCGGTCTTCGTCAGTACCGGCCAGCGTACGCCCGACGGCGTGACCATCGACTTTTACCGTCTCACCTGA
- a CDS encoding LysR family transcriptional regulator — protein MHKSTLEQWSLLDKVVELGSFAKAAEATWRSQSSVSYNLASLQEKLGVALLQTEGRRTVLTPAGEVLLSQVRPLLKSFYYLESSAASLREGTRTRLELVVDNIFPRSRLFAVLREFQQQYPHTQVNLTEVLESEPLLTEADVMVLSRRQDMSGRGEWLMNIDFVAVAHADHPLHHQPQPLNEDDLASWPLIRIVGREAKAGIDETGAAQCWTFSTIDAAIEAITWQVGYGWLPEERIAQQLANETIKILPLAHGIRRATPLHLIVKKELVAIDQQIQTLLALFIKAGQR, from the coding sequence ATGCACAAATCAACGCTGGAACAGTGGAGCCTCTTAGATAAGGTAGTCGAGCTTGGCAGCTTCGCCAAAGCTGCGGAAGCCACCTGGCGCAGCCAGTCCTCCGTGAGTTACAACCTGGCTTCGCTACAGGAGAAGCTGGGTGTGGCACTGTTGCAGACCGAGGGCAGAAGAACCGTGCTAACGCCCGCCGGTGAGGTGCTGCTCAGTCAGGTTCGCCCTCTTTTAAAATCTTTTTATTATCTGGAAAGTTCTGCGGCCTCGCTTCGCGAGGGTACCCGCACCAGGCTGGAGCTGGTGGTCGATAATATTTTTCCCCGCAGCCGCCTGTTTGCCGTATTACGCGAGTTTCAGCAGCAATATCCTCATACTCAGGTCAACCTGACCGAAGTGCTGGAAAGCGAGCCGCTGTTGACGGAAGCGGATGTGATGGTACTGAGCCGCAGGCAGGATATGAGTGGGCGCGGCGAGTGGCTGATGAACATTGATTTTGTGGCGGTGGCGCATGCCGATCATCCGCTGCATCACCAGCCGCAGCCGCTAAATGAAGACGATCTGGCATCCTGGCCGCTCATCCGCATCGTCGGACGCGAAGCCAAAGCGGGTATCGATGAAACGGGTGCGGCTCAATGCTGGACATTCTCCACGATTGACGCAGCAATCGAAGCCATTACCTGGCAGGTGGGCTATGGCTGGCTGCCTGAAGAGCGCATTGCCCAACAGTTAGCGAATGAAACGATAAAAATTTTACCTCTCGCGCATGGAATAAGACGCGCCACGCCGCTGCATTTAATTGTCAAAAAAGAGCTGGTTGCCATCGACCAGCAAATTCAGACGCTGTTAGCACTGTTTATAAAAGCCGGGCAGCGTTAA
- a CDS encoding DUF441 domain-containing protein — MFDMTLLILLCLAALSYFSHNLTVAIALLVLIVIRMTPLNSLFPWVEKQGVTVGIVILTIGVMAPIASGAIPTSTLLHSFLHWKSLLAIAIGIFVSWVGGRGVTLMSSQPTIVGGLLIGTIVGVSLFRGVPVGPLIAAGLVSLFLGKL, encoded by the coding sequence ATGTTCGATATGACGCTGCTGATCTTATTGTGCCTGGCAGCCCTGAGTTATTTCAGCCACAACCTGACCGTGGCGATCGCGCTTTTAGTGTTGATCGTCATCCGCATGACGCCGCTTAACAGCCTTTTTCCCTGGGTTGAAAAACAGGGCGTTACCGTCGGTATTGTGATTCTGACTATCGGCGTTATGGCACCCATCGCCAGCGGTGCCATTCCCACCAGCACGCTGCTCCACTCGTTTTTACACTGGAAATCGCTGCTGGCCATCGCCATCGGTATTTTTGTCTCGTGGGTGGGAGGACGCGGCGTGACCTTAATGAGCTCGCAGCCTACCATTGTCGGCGGATTGTTGATTGGCACGATCGTTGGCGTATCGCTGTTTCGTGGCGTGCCGGTGGGGCCGCTGATCGCAGCCGGGCTGGTTTCGCTGTTCCTGGGCAAGTTATAG
- a CDS encoding LacI family DNA-binding transcriptional regulator, giving the protein MASHPTMNDVAREAGVGVATVDRVINRRAPVKPATQQRVMDAARRLGFSAGKGMTSSAVPCRLGFILLDSGAEFYRQFSEQLRFHAERSAHIAANPHFVWLSINASQQIADAIVELAGRVDVIGIVATDNPVVNQAINHVQEKGVRVYTLFSELTASGCAGYMGLDNRKAGRTAAWMISRLCKRPGKIGILLGDHRFLCQEMAEIGFRSWFREKAAEFDILEPLRSYEDDGMAEQATHTMLEENSDLVALYVPSGGVDGVVRALLAAKKQQSRTLTVVCHGPIAHAQQALLEEVVDVFIWHRMPALAAEIIAAIADDFVHEARGNQQRYLPFDILTVENF; this is encoded by the coding sequence ATGGCTTCACATCCGACAATGAACGACGTTGCCCGGGAAGCCGGGGTGGGCGTCGCGACGGTAGACCGGGTGATTAACCGCCGTGCGCCGGTTAAACCCGCCACGCAGCAGCGGGTAATGGATGCCGCCCGCAGGTTAGGTTTTAGCGCCGGAAAAGGGATGACATCCTCTGCCGTGCCTTGTCGGCTGGGCTTTATTTTGCTGGACAGCGGCGCGGAATTTTACCGTCAGTTCAGCGAGCAGCTGCGCTTCCATGCTGAGCGTTCAGCGCACATTGCCGCTAATCCGCACTTCGTCTGGCTAAGTATCAATGCCAGCCAGCAAATTGCCGACGCAATCGTTGAGCTGGCGGGCCGTGTCGATGTGATCGGCATCGTCGCAACGGACAATCCCGTGGTGAATCAGGCGATCAACCATGTGCAGGAGAAAGGCGTACGCGTCTACACCCTGTTCAGTGAACTGACCGCGAGCGGCTGCGCAGGTTATATGGGGCTGGATAACCGCAAAGCCGGACGTACGGCAGCCTGGATGATCTCCCGCTTGTGCAAACGGCCGGGTAAAATCGGCATTTTGTTGGGCGATCACCGTTTTCTGTGCCAGGAGATGGCGGAGATCGGCTTCCGTTCCTGGTTTCGCGAAAAAGCCGCAGAGTTCGATATTCTGGAACCGCTGCGCAGCTATGAAGACGATGGGATGGCAGAGCAGGCAACGCACACGATGCTCGAAGAAAACAGTGATTTAGTGGCGCTGTACGTGCCGAGCGGAGGCGTGGACGGCGTGGTTCGCGCACTGCTGGCGGCTAAAAAACAGCAGAGCAGAACGCTGACGGTTGTCTGTCACGGGCCGATTGCCCACGCGCAACAGGCGCTGCTGGAAGAAGTGGTAGACGTCTTTATCTGGCACAGAATGCCGGCGCTTGCAGCAGAGATAATCGCCGCCATTGCGGACGATTTCGTTCACGAAGCGCGCGGTAATCAGCAGCGCTATTTGCCGTTCGACATTCTTACCGTTGAGAACTTTTAG
- the bla gene encoding class A beta-lactamase, which yields MPLLVGLSPLLARAEADSLSQQLASLEREVNGRIGLALLDTHTGEKLTYRGDERFPLCSTFKLLAAAAVLRRSEQQPDLLLQRMHWTPAEHLAYMPVTEKHQDEGMTLEALCLAALQYSDNLAGNLLLKTLGGPAGITDFARGLGDNVTRLDRNEPALNTAVPGDLRDTTSPLAMLGNLNTLLLGSGLAPSSQEKLASWLKGNTTGKKAITAAVPAGWIVGDKTGSGDYGTTNDVAILWRPDATPLLMAIYFTQQGKDARSRQDVLAKTARLALAALKA from the coding sequence ATGCCATTGCTTGTCGGCCTTAGCCCGCTTTTAGCGCGGGCTGAGGCTGACTCGTTATCTCAGCAATTAGCCAGTCTGGAACGGGAGGTGAATGGCCGAATCGGCCTGGCGCTGCTGGATACCCACACCGGCGAAAAGCTCACCTACAGAGGCGATGAACGCTTTCCTCTGTGCAGTACTTTTAAACTGCTGGCCGCGGCGGCAGTTTTACGCCGTAGCGAGCAGCAGCCTGATTTGCTGCTGCAAAGGATGCACTGGACGCCAGCCGAACATCTCGCTTATATGCCGGTGACGGAAAAGCATCAGGACGAGGGCATGACCCTTGAGGCGTTGTGCCTTGCCGCCTTGCAGTACAGCGATAATCTGGCTGGCAATCTGCTGCTGAAAACGCTGGGCGGCCCGGCGGGGATCACCGATTTTGCCCGTGGTTTGGGTGATAACGTCACGCGCCTGGACAGAAACGAGCCTGCGCTGAATACGGCGGTGCCCGGCGATCTGCGTGATACTACGTCGCCGCTGGCGATGCTGGGCAACCTCAACACGCTGCTGCTCGGATCGGGCTTAGCGCCTTCGTCGCAGGAAAAACTGGCCAGCTGGCTGAAGGGCAACACCACCGGCAAGAAAGCCATCACCGCTGCCGTTCCCGCGGGCTGGATAGTGGGCGATAAAACCGGCAGCGGCGACTATGGCACCACCAATGACGTTGCTATCCTCTGGCGACCGGACGCTACACCTTTGCTAATGGCCATTTACTTTACCCAACAAGGCAAAGACGCGCGTTCACGCCAGGATGTGCTGGCAAAAACAGCGCGGCTGGCGCTGGCGGCGCTGAAAGCATAA
- the dcp gene encoding peptidyl-dipeptidase Dcp, producing the protein MQSNPFSQPGTLPFQAPPFDKILESDYRPALEEGMRQKREEVEAIASHPDAPTFANTYQALELSGQMLKRVENVFGAMTSANTTPGLQQLDEEMSPKLAALDDDIKLNSQLFARLDSVYQQRATLSLDAESLRLVEVTWQAFQLAGASLTEEKKVRLKALNQQAATLGVQFTNRLLAATKAGGVVVNDLAQLAGLSGAEISAAAEAAAEKGLTHSWLLALQNTTQQPDLQSLSNRDTRAALFSAAWNRAEKGDENDTRSLVLQLAALRAEKAALLGFTSFAAWSMEDQMAKTPQAALEFMREIVPAATARATREAADIQAVIDSQPAPFKLAASDWLFYAEQVRRAKYDLDESQVKPYFELNKVLENGVFWAATQLFGITFAPRTDIPVYHPDVRVYEISDSNGEAMALFYTDFFKRDNKGGGAWMSNFVDQSTLLGTRPVIYNVCNYSKPAAGQPALISWDDVITLFHEFGHTLHGLFAEQRYPSLSGTATPRDFVEFPSQCNEHWASDPQVFKNYARHYQTGEPMPAELHEKINQASKFNKGYDMTELLAAALLDMHWHSLQSGEKVTDVGSFEADALRQEKLDLDAVPPRYRSSYFQHIWGGGYAAGYYAYLWTQMLADDGFEWFREQGGLSRENGQIFREKILSRGNSEDLKKCYSDWRGRDPEIEAMLINRGLKDA; encoded by the coding sequence ATGCAATCGAATCCATTCAGCCAGCCAGGCACGCTGCCTTTTCAGGCGCCGCCTTTCGATAAAATTTTAGAGAGCGACTACCGTCCCGCCCTCGAAGAGGGCATGCGTCAGAAGCGCGAAGAAGTGGAGGCGATTGCCAGCCATCCTGATGCCCCCACCTTTGCTAACACTTATCAGGCGCTTGAACTGAGTGGGCAAATGCTGAAGCGCGTTGAAAACGTCTTCGGTGCCATGACCTCCGCCAATACCACCCCTGGACTGCAACAGCTTGATGAAGAGATGTCGCCAAAGCTGGCGGCGCTGGATGATGACATCAAGCTAAACAGCCAGCTGTTTGCCCGGCTGGACAGCGTTTATCAGCAGCGTGCAACGCTATCGCTGGATGCCGAATCGCTGCGGCTGGTGGAGGTCACCTGGCAGGCCTTTCAGCTGGCGGGTGCCAGCCTGACAGAAGAGAAAAAAGTGCGCTTAAAAGCCCTTAACCAGCAGGCGGCGACGCTGGGCGTACAGTTTACCAATCGCCTTCTGGCCGCAACCAAAGCGGGCGGCGTGGTGGTCAACGATCTCGCGCAGCTGGCGGGACTCTCCGGGGCGGAAATCAGCGCGGCGGCGGAAGCCGCAGCAGAAAAAGGCCTGACCCACAGCTGGCTGCTGGCCTTGCAAAACACCACGCAGCAGCCGGATCTGCAAAGCCTCAGCAATCGTGACACGCGAGCCGCTCTTTTTAGCGCTGCATGGAACCGTGCTGAAAAAGGCGACGAAAACGATACGCGTTCGCTGGTATTACAGCTGGCGGCGCTGCGGGCGGAAAAAGCGGCACTGCTGGGCTTTACCAGCTTTGCAGCCTGGAGCATGGAAGATCAGATGGCGAAAACGCCGCAGGCCGCGCTGGAATTTATGCGGGAAATCGTACCGGCCGCGACGGCCAGAGCCACGCGTGAAGCGGCCGATATTCAGGCAGTGATCGACAGCCAGCCAGCACCGTTTAAACTCGCGGCGTCAGACTGGCTGTTTTACGCCGAGCAGGTGCGACGCGCCAAATACGATCTTGATGAAAGCCAGGTCAAACCCTATTTTGAACTGAATAAAGTCCTGGAAAATGGCGTTTTCTGGGCTGCAACACAGCTGTTTGGCATTACCTTTGCGCCCCGTACTGATATTCCGGTTTACCATCCTGACGTCCGTGTTTATGAAATCAGCGACAGTAATGGCGAAGCGATGGCGCTGTTTTATACCGATTTCTTTAAGCGGGACAACAAAGGCGGCGGCGCCTGGATGAGCAACTTCGTCGATCAGTCCACGCTGCTGGGCACGCGTCCGGTCATTTACAACGTTTGCAACTACAGCAAGCCTGCGGCAGGCCAGCCCGCGCTGATCTCCTGGGACGATGTTATCACCCTGTTCCACGAATTCGGCCACACGCTGCACGGCCTGTTTGCCGAACAGCGCTATCCGAGCCTGTCCGGCACGGCCACGCCAAGGGATTTTGTTGAGTTCCCTTCGCAGTGTAACGAGCACTGGGCCAGCGATCCGCAGGTGTTCAAAAACTATGCCCGACACTACCAGACCGGCGAACCGATGCCCGCTGAGCTGCATGAGAAAATCAATCAGGCCAGCAAATTCAACAAGGGTTACGACATGACCGAACTGCTGGCTGCCGCGCTGCTGGATATGCACTGGCACAGCCTGCAAAGCGGTGAGAAAGTCACGGACGTGGGCAGTTTTGAGGCTGACGCATTGCGGCAGGAGAAGCTGGATCTTGACGCTGTACCACCGCGCTATCGCTCCAGCTACTTCCAGCATATCTGGGGCGGTGGCTACGCTGCCGGTTACTACGCCTATCTGTGGACACAGATGCTGGCGGATGATGGCTTCGAGTGGTTCCGTGAACAGGGAGGGTTAAGCCGCGAAAACGGGCAGATCTTCCGCGAAAAAATCCTTTCACGCGGCAATAGCGAAGACCTGAAAAAATGCTATTCAGACTGGCGCGGCAGGGATCCCGAGATCGAAGCGATGTTGATCAACCGGGGGCTGAAAGACGCGTGA
- a CDS encoding DNA-binding transcriptional regulator, whose translation MVDHLKDLQEMAHEMVPQGGISEDTVNYIDARVKLRELRAQLPAIIEMNGEAIRALRGRFNLSQAMLAEYVNMSVMTVSKWERGEKKPNGAALRVLSTLLEKGPEVFRI comes from the coding sequence ATGGTTGATCATCTAAAAGATTTGCAAGAAATGGCGCATGAAATGGTCCCTCAAGGCGGCATTTCTGAAGACACAGTAAACTACATTGATGCGCGGGTGAAACTGCGCGAACTGCGCGCTCAGCTGCCAGCCATTATCGAGATGAATGGTGAGGCGATCCGCGCGCTGCGTGGCCGCTTTAATCTCAGCCAGGCCATGCTGGCTGAGTACGTGAATATGTCTGTTATGACTGTTTCAAAATGGGAAAGAGGGGAGAAAAAACCGAACGGTGCAGCTCTCCGTGTGCTGAGCACTCTCCTTGAAAAAGGCCCGGAAGTTTTCAGGATTTAA
- the hpxO gene encoding FAD-dependent urate hydroxylase HpxO, whose amino-acid sequence MKAIVIGAGIGGMCTAIALQRFGIETAVFEAVQEIKPVGAAISIWPNGVKCLNFLGMKEPLRALGGPMQTMAYNDFRDGTTLTQFSLDPLVQDAGERPYPVARAELQAMLLETYGREQVQFGKRVARVEQDEHGVTAFFADGTQASGDLLIACDGTHSVVRPYVLGHKVERRYAGYVNWNGLVTIDEAIAPATQWTTFVGEGKRVSLMPVARNRFYFFFDVPLPAGLAEDRATLRDDLKRYFSGWAAPVQKLIDLIEPETTNRIEIHDIDPFPQLVRGRVALLGDAAHSTTPDIGQGGCAAMEDAVVLANSLQSNSLGIEDALLRYQHKRADRVKDLVLKARKRCDVTHGKEMAITEQWYEELKSETGERIIHGMCDTIQGGPLA is encoded by the coding sequence ATGAAAGCAATTGTGATTGGTGCCGGTATCGGCGGCATGTGTACCGCCATTGCGCTGCAACGGTTCGGTATTGAAACGGCGGTATTTGAGGCAGTGCAGGAAATTAAACCGGTTGGTGCCGCTATTTCCATCTGGCCGAACGGCGTCAAGTGCCTCAATTTCCTGGGCATGAAGGAACCGCTGCGCGCGCTGGGCGGCCCAATGCAGACGATGGCCTATAACGATTTTCGTGACGGCACGACGCTGACGCAGTTCAGCCTCGATCCGCTGGTACAGGATGCGGGTGAACGCCCTTACCCGGTTGCCAGGGCCGAGCTTCAGGCGATGTTGCTGGAGACGTATGGCCGCGAACAGGTGCAATTTGGCAAACGTGTTGCCCGCGTGGAGCAGGATGAACATGGCGTAACGGCTTTTTTCGCCGACGGTACTCAGGCCAGCGGCGACTTACTGATTGCCTGCGACGGCACCCATTCCGTGGTGCGCCCTTATGTACTGGGTCATAAAGTGGAGCGTCGCTATGCCGGATACGTTAACTGGAACGGCCTGGTAACCATCGATGAGGCCATTGCCCCTGCCACGCAGTGGACCACCTTTGTCGGTGAAGGCAAACGCGTTTCCCTGATGCCGGTCGCCCGTAACCGCTTCTATTTCTTTTTTGATGTGCCGCTGCCTGCGGGACTGGCGGAGGATCGGGCGACCCTGCGCGACGATCTGAAACGCTATTTCAGCGGCTGGGCGGCGCCCGTGCAAAAGCTGATCGATTTGATTGAGCCAGAAACCACTAACCGGATTGAAATCCACGATATCGATCCCTTCCCTCAGCTGGTAAGAGGCCGCGTGGCGCTGCTGGGTGACGCCGCGCACAGCACTACGCCCGATATTGGTCAGGGCGGCTGCGCCGCAATGGAAGATGCGGTGGTGCTGGCTAACAGCCTGCAAAGCAACTCGCTTGGCATTGAAGATGCGCTGCTGCGCTATCAGCACAAGCGTGCCGATCGGGTTAAAGATCTGGTGCTGAAAGCGCGTAAGCGTTGTGACGTGACGCACGGCAAAGAGATGGCGATCACCGAGCAGTGGTATGAAGAACTGAAGAGCGAAACCGGCGAACGCATTATTCACGGCATGTGCGACACCATTCAGGGCGGCCCGCTGGCGTAG
- a CDS encoding MBL fold metallo-hydrolase codes for MDLSTQVFISSDKHDGFGVSSTLIMGKKEALLVDAQFTLANAHRLVADIIESGRELKRIFITHLHPDHFLGLEVIKQVFPDADVISCKTVASDVNDAFDFKIDYWGREVLQKNGAKTKFAVRPVEEDTLYLEGHEIKILGQMSGDCITIAPLWIPSLKTLIASDLVFNNAHVWIADMRTPERIAQWMQSLDIIEALRPEAVVPGHSSLPGNFSPSAIGFTRRYIQDFLNVLQRVGTSEALIAEMERIYPDLPVKICLEYSAKIIKDKYNWPGDWPVSLRNMTATLQEKG; via the coding sequence ATGGACTTATCCACCCAGGTTTTTATCAGCAGTGATAAGCACGATGGTTTTGGCGTCAGCTCCACGCTGATCATGGGGAAGAAAGAAGCCCTGTTGGTTGATGCGCAATTTACCCTGGCGAATGCACACCGGCTGGTGGCTGATATTATTGAAAGCGGACGGGAGCTGAAAAGGATTTTTATTACCCACCTGCACCCGGACCATTTTCTGGGGCTGGAGGTGATCAAACAGGTTTTTCCTGATGCTGACGTTATTTCCTGTAAAACCGTCGCCAGTGATGTTAACGACGCTTTCGATTTTAAAATCGATTACTGGGGGCGGGAAGTTTTGCAGAAAAATGGGGCAAAAACAAAATTTGCAGTCAGGCCAGTCGAAGAGGACACGCTTTATCTCGAAGGTCATGAGATCAAAATCCTCGGCCAGATGAGCGGTGACTGCATAACGATTGCTCCGTTGTGGATCCCCTCTCTTAAAACCCTTATCGCGTCCGATCTGGTCTTTAATAACGCCCATGTCTGGATAGCGGATATGCGCACGCCGGAACGTATCGCACAATGGATGCAAAGCCTGGATATCATTGAAGCATTGCGACCTGAAGCCGTTGTGCCTGGCCATTCAAGCCTTCCGGGCAATTTTAGCCCTTCCGCCATCGGTTTTACCCGCAGATATATCCAGGACTTTCTTAACGTGTTGCAGCGTGTCGGCACCAGCGAGGCGTTAATCGCTGAAATGGAACGGATCTATCCCGATCTGCCGGTAAAAATTTGCCTGGAATACAGCGCGAAAATCATTAAGGATAAGTACAACTGGCCGGGCGACTGGCCGGTGTCATTAAGAAATATGACCGCCACGCTACAGGAAAAAGGCTGA
- the xdhC gene encoding xanthine dehydrogenase accessory protein XdhC, producing MNVDDWITALASLREKREPCVLLTVLEDKGSVPRDCGSKMIVTAGRTYLTIGGGHLEFQCLAIAREMLNQRHPQPKSEHFNLGARLGQCCGGMATVLFEPLLQTQPQIVVFGAGHVGQALVNLLATLPCHVYWVDERQAQFTDVPAGVTVCCQEDPCDQVRLMPPDSYYVVMTHHHPRDLELCEAILKRGDYHYFGVIGSQTKRQRFSYRLEGKGFSPQQLATMRCPIGLPDVKGKLPAEIAVAVAGEIIASYQQQHLL from the coding sequence ATGAACGTTGATGACTGGATCACCGCACTGGCTTCACTCCGTGAAAAACGCGAGCCCTGTGTGTTGCTCACCGTGCTGGAGGACAAAGGTTCGGTGCCGCGCGATTGCGGCAGCAAAATGATTGTCACCGCCGGACGAACTTACCTGACTATCGGCGGCGGCCATCTGGAGTTTCAGTGTCTTGCTATCGCCCGCGAGATGCTCAACCAGCGTCATCCTCAGCCTAAAAGCGAACATTTCAACCTTGGCGCGCGCCTCGGGCAATGTTGCGGCGGCATGGCTACCGTCCTGTTTGAACCGCTGTTGCAGACGCAGCCGCAGATCGTGGTTTTCGGCGCCGGTCATGTCGGACAGGCGCTGGTCAATTTGCTGGCTACGTTACCCTGTCACGTATACTGGGTCGACGAGCGTCAGGCGCAGTTTACCGACGTGCCAGCGGGCGTGACGGTTTGCTGTCAGGAAGATCCGTGCGATCAGGTCAGGCTGATGCCGCCAGACAGTTACTACGTGGTGATGACGCATCACCATCCGCGCGATCTTGAATTATGCGAAGCCATTCTTAAGCGCGGCGATTATCACTATTTTGGCGTGATAGGCTCACAAACCAAGCGCCAGCGGTTTAGCTATCGCCTTGAGGGGAAAGGGTTCAGTCCGCAGCAGCTGGCAACCATGCGCTGTCCGATTGGTTTGCCGGATGTAAAAGGGAAGCTGCCCGCAGAAATTGCCGTGGCGGTGGCGGGTGAAATCATCGCCAGCTATCAGCAGCAACATCTTCTCTGA
- a CDS encoding phenolic acid decarboxylase has translation MSKFDKQDLSGFVGKHLVYTYDNGWNYEIYVKNEQTLDYRIHSGLVGNRWVKDQRAYIVRVGQETYKISWTEPTGTDVSLIANLGDNLFHGTIFFPRWVMNNPEKTVCFQNEHIAEMERYREAGPAYPTEVIDEFATITFVRDCGPDDDSVINCAASELPANFPDNLR, from the coding sequence ATGAGCAAATTCGATAAACAGGATCTTAGTGGTTTCGTTGGTAAACACCTGGTTTATACCTACGACAACGGCTGGAATTATGAAATTTACGTGAAAAATGAACAGACGCTGGACTACCGTATTCACAGCGGGCTGGTCGGCAACCGTTGGGTAAAAGATCAGCGTGCTTATATCGTCCGCGTCGGTCAGGAGACCTACAAAATCTCCTGGACTGAGCCTACCGGTACTGACGTCAGCCTGATTGCAAACCTCGGTGACAACCTGTTCCACGGCACGATTTTCTTCCCACGTTGGGTAATGAACAATCCGGAGAAAACCGTCTGTTTCCAGAATGAGCACATCGCCGAGATGGAACGCTATCGCGAAGCTGGCCCGGCTTATCCTACCGAAGTGATTGATGAGTTCGCTACCATCACTTTCGTTCGCGATTGTGGCCCTGACGATGACAGCGTCATAAACTGTGCGGCGAGCGAGCTGCCAGCCAACTTCCCGGACAATCTGCGTTAA
- a CDS encoding type II toxin-antitoxin system RelE/ParE family toxin — protein MEIYVLKVFDKNTKGDGIDDTILCTAAQEVINGVYEASLGGGVFKKRIPLPNTGKSGGARTVVAFKAGNCLFFMNGYAKSGTSSYGKEIPDDALKAYKKLAADLFGMTQAQIDAQVKAKTMREVKCDG, from the coding sequence ATGGAGATTTATGTTTTGAAGGTGTTCGACAAGAACACTAAAGGTGACGGCATTGATGACACCATACTGTGCACGGCCGCACAGGAAGTCATAAACGGGGTGTATGAGGCGAGCTTAGGTGGCGGTGTATTTAAGAAACGCATCCCGCTTCCTAACACGGGTAAAAGCGGTGGGGCACGTACGGTTGTTGCGTTTAAGGCAGGAAATTGCCTGTTCTTTATGAACGGTTATGCGAAGTCAGGCACCAGCAGTTATGGCAAAGAGATTCCGGATGATGCTCTTAAAGCCTATAAAAAACTTGCCGCTGATTTGTTTGGTATGACACAAGCGCAGATTGACGCTCAAGTGAAAGCGAAAACGATGCGAGAGGTAAAATGCGATGGTTGA
- a CDS encoding aspartate/glutamate racemase family protein — MATIACLHAARSNIDIYEQALQVLEYDDIQLLHRVEDRLFEQALASNALTPDIADATRQAIEEMCQHADAVIVTCTTLGASACDASQFSKPVFRVDATLAKAASRYHGSILVLCTAHSTLEATQRIFAAFIPGERLAVELIPRAWAFFNSGDEEGYYRQIADYIKQRPECSLGCIVLAQSSMARAEKYINSTLAVLTGPEVSLQTAIEAII, encoded by the coding sequence ATGGCGACCATAGCCTGTTTGCACGCGGCCCGCAGTAATATCGACATTTATGAGCAGGCGTTACAGGTGCTGGAATATGATGATATCCAGCTGCTGCATCGCGTTGAGGATCGGCTTTTTGAACAGGCGCTGGCCAGCAACGCGCTGACGCCTGACATTGCTGATGCTACCCGTCAGGCAATTGAAGAGATGTGCCAGCATGCGGACGCGGTGATTGTCACCTGCACCACGCTGGGGGCCAGTGCGTGTGACGCCAGTCAGTTTAGCAAGCCGGTGTTTCGCGTGGATGCGACGCTGGCAAAAGCGGCCTCGCGTTATCATGGCTCAATTCTGGTGCTCTGCACCGCGCATTCCACCCTTGAGGCGACTCAGCGTATCTTTGCCGCGTTTATTCCTGGCGAGCGGCTGGCGGTTGAGTTGATCCCGCGTGCATGGGCGTTTTTTAACAGCGGCGATGAAGAAGGCTATTATCGCCAAATAGCCGACTATATTAAGCAGCGGCCGGAATGCTCGCTGGGCTGCATCGTGCTGGCTCAATCCTCAATGGCGCGGGCTGAAAAATATATCAACAGCACCCTGGCCGTGCTGACCGGCCCGGAAGTGAGTTTGCAGACGGCCATTGAGGCGATTATCTGA